In Streptomyces sp. NBC_00704, a genomic segment contains:
- a CDS encoding acetolactate synthase large subunit has protein sequence MPMTEQATGAHPQPRPRSGGHSASVEHVTGAQSLIRSLEEVGADTVFGIPGGAILPAYDPLMDSTRVRHVLVRHEQGAGHAATGYAQATGRVGVCMATSGPGATNLVTPIADAHMDSVPLVAITGQVASKAIGTDAFQEADIVGITMPITKHNFLVTRAEDIPQVIAQAFHIASTGRPGPVLVDIAKDALQAKTTFSWPPAMDLPGYRPVTKPHAKQIREAAKLITAAKRPILYVGGGVLKAGATAELKVLAELTGAPVTTTLMALGAFPDSHPQHLGMPGMHGSVAAVTGLQKADLIVALGARFDDRVTGKLDSFAPFAKIVHADIDPAEIGKNRTADVPIVGDAREVLADLVQAVQKEHSEGHRGDYTAWWKDLSRWRETYPLGYDQPSDGSLSPQQVIERIGRLAPEGTIFAAGVGQHQMWAAHFIQYEKPATWLNSGGAGTMGYAVPAAMGAKAGVPDQAVWAIDGDGCFQMTNQELTTCALNNIPIKVAIINNGALGMVRQWQTLFYNQRYSNTVLHSGPNDVNPDARGTRVPDFVKLSEAMGCHAIRCESPDDLDKVIEEANSINDRPVVVDFIVHQDAMVWPMVAAGTSNDEIMAARDVRPDFGDNEDD, from the coding sequence ATGCCGATGACCGAGCAGGCCACCGGGGCCCATCCGCAGCCGCGGCCCCGATCCGGAGGACACTCCGCGTCCGTCGAGCACGTGACGGGTGCGCAGTCCCTCATCCGTTCTCTCGAGGAGGTCGGCGCCGACACGGTATTCGGCATTCCCGGCGGTGCGATCCTTCCCGCCTACGACCCGCTGATGGACTCCACCCGGGTCCGCCACGTCCTGGTCCGGCACGAGCAGGGCGCCGGCCACGCGGCCACCGGCTACGCGCAGGCCACCGGCCGGGTCGGCGTCTGCATGGCGACCTCGGGCCCCGGCGCCACCAACCTGGTGACCCCGATCGCCGACGCCCACATGGACTCGGTGCCGCTCGTGGCGATCACCGGGCAGGTGGCCTCCAAGGCGATCGGCACGGACGCCTTCCAGGAGGCGGACATCGTCGGCATCACCATGCCGATCACCAAGCACAACTTCCTGGTCACCCGCGCCGAGGACATCCCGCAGGTCATCGCGCAGGCCTTCCACATCGCCTCCACCGGCCGTCCGGGCCCGGTCCTGGTCGACATCGCCAAGGACGCCCTCCAGGCGAAGACCACGTTCTCCTGGCCGCCCGCCATGGACCTGCCCGGCTACCGGCCGGTGACCAAGCCGCACGCCAAGCAGATCCGCGAGGCCGCCAAGCTGATCACCGCCGCCAAGCGGCCGATCCTGTACGTCGGCGGCGGCGTGCTCAAGGCCGGCGCCACCGCCGAGCTGAAGGTCCTCGCCGAGCTGACCGGCGCGCCCGTCACCACCACGCTGATGGCGCTGGGCGCGTTCCCCGACAGCCACCCGCAGCACCTGGGCATGCCCGGCATGCACGGCTCGGTGGCCGCCGTCACCGGACTGCAGAAGGCGGACCTGATCGTCGCGCTGGGCGCCCGCTTCGACGACCGCGTCACCGGCAAGCTGGACAGCTTCGCGCCCTTCGCCAAGATCGTCCACGCGGACATCGACCCGGCGGAGATCGGCAAGAACCGCACCGCCGACGTCCCGATCGTGGGCGACGCGCGCGAGGTCCTCGCCGACCTGGTCCAGGCCGTCCAGAAGGAGCACAGCGAGGGCCACCGGGGCGACTACACCGCCTGGTGGAAGGACCTCAGCCGCTGGCGCGAGACCTACCCGCTCGGCTACGACCAGCCCTCCGACGGCTCGCTCTCCCCGCAGCAGGTCATCGAGCGGATCGGCCGACTGGCCCCCGAGGGGACGATCTTCGCCGCGGGCGTCGGCCAGCACCAGATGTGGGCCGCCCACTTCATCCAGTACGAGAAGCCCGCCACCTGGCTGAACTCCGGCGGCGCGGGCACGATGGGCTACGCGGTCCCGGCCGCGATGGGCGCCAAGGCCGGCGTGCCGGACCAGGCGGTCTGGGCGATCGACGGCGACGGCTGCTTCCAGATGACCAACCAGGAACTCACCACCTGCGCCCTGAACAACATCCCGATCAAGGTCGCCATCATCAACAACGGCGCCCTCGGGATGGTCCGCCAGTGGCAGACGCTGTTCTACAACCAGCGCTACTCCAACACGGTGCTGCACTCCGGTCCGAACGACGTGAACCCGGACGCCCGGGGCACGCGCGTTCCGGACTTCGTGAAGCTGTCCGAGGCGATGGGCTGCCACGCGATCCGCTGCGAGTCCCCGGACGACCTCGACAAGGTCATCGAGGAGGCGAACTCGATCAACGACCGCCCGGTCGTCGTCGACTTCATCGTCCACCAGGACGCGATGGTGTGGCCGATGGTCGCCGCCGGCACCTCCAACGACGAGATCATGGCCGCCCGTGACGTCCGCCCCGACTTCGGCGACAACGAAGACGACTGA
- the ilvN gene encoding acetolactate synthase small subunit, protein MSKHTLSVLVENKPGILARIAALFSRRGFNIDSLAVGVTEHADISRITIVVSVEALPLEQVTKQLNKLVEVLKIVELEPGQAVQRELVLVKVRSDNETRSQIVEIVQLFRAKTVDVSPEAVTIEATGSSDKLSAMLKMLEPYGIKELVQSGTIAIGRGARSITDRSLRSLDRSA, encoded by the coding sequence ATGTCCAAGCACACGCTCTCCGTCCTGGTGGAGAACAAGCCGGGCATCCTCGCCCGGATCGCCGCCCTGTTCTCGCGCCGCGGCTTCAACATCGACTCGCTCGCCGTCGGCGTCACCGAGCACGCCGACATCTCCCGCATCACGATCGTGGTGAGCGTGGAGGCCCTGCCGCTGGAGCAGGTCACCAAGCAGCTCAACAAGCTCGTCGAGGTGCTGAAGATCGTCGAGCTGGAACCGGGACAGGCCGTCCAGCGCGAACTCGTTCTGGTGAAGGTGCGCTCCGACAACGAGACGCGCTCCCAGATCGTGGAGATCGTCCAGCTCTTCCGCGCCAAGACGGTCGACGTCTCCCCGGAGGCCGTGACCATCGAGGCCACCGGCAGCAGCGACAAGCTGTCCGCCATGCTCAAGATGCTGGAGCCGTACGGCATCAAGGAACTGGTCCAGTCGGGAACGATCGCGATCGGCCGTGGCGCCCGTTCGATCACGGACCGGTCCCTGCGCTCCCTCGACCGGTCGGCTTAA
- the ilvC gene encoding ketol-acid reductoisomerase translates to MAELFYDADADLSIIQGRKVAVIGYGSQGHAHALSLRDSGVDVRVGLHEGSKSKAKAEEQGLRVVAPAEAAAEADVIMILIPDPIQAQVYEESIAPNLKDGDALFFAHGFNVRFGFIKAPAGVDVALVAPKGPGHLVRRQYEEGRGVPAIAAVEQDATGNAFALALSYAKGIGGTRAGVIKTTFTEETETDLFGEQAVLCGGTSALVKAGFETLVEAGYQPEIAYFECLHELKLIVDLMYEGGLEKMRWSVSETAEWGDYVTGPRIITDATKAEMKQVLTEIQDGTFARNWMDEYHGGLKKYNEYKDADSEHLLETTGKQLRKLMSWVNEEA, encoded by the coding sequence GTGGCCGAGCTGTTCTACGACGCCGACGCCGACCTGTCCATCATCCAGGGCCGCAAGGTCGCGGTCATCGGATACGGCAGCCAGGGCCACGCCCACGCCCTGTCGCTGCGTGACTCCGGTGTCGACGTCCGGGTCGGTCTGCACGAGGGCTCCAAGTCCAAGGCCAAGGCCGAGGAGCAGGGCCTGCGCGTGGTGGCCCCGGCCGAGGCCGCCGCCGAGGCCGACGTCATCATGATCCTCATCCCGGACCCGATCCAGGCCCAGGTCTACGAGGAGTCCATCGCCCCGAACCTGAAGGACGGCGACGCGCTGTTCTTCGCCCACGGCTTCAACGTGCGCTTCGGCTTCATCAAGGCCCCGGCCGGCGTCGACGTCGCCCTGGTCGCCCCGAAGGGCCCGGGCCACCTGGTCCGCCGCCAGTACGAGGAGGGCCGCGGCGTCCCCGCGATCGCCGCGGTGGAGCAGGACGCCACGGGCAACGCCTTCGCGCTGGCGCTGTCGTACGCCAAGGGCATCGGCGGCACCCGCGCGGGCGTCATCAAGACGACCTTCACCGAGGAGACCGAGACCGACCTGTTCGGTGAGCAGGCCGTCCTGTGCGGTGGCACCTCGGCGCTGGTCAAGGCGGGCTTCGAGACCCTGGTCGAGGCCGGCTACCAGCCGGAGATCGCCTACTTCGAGTGCCTGCACGAGCTGAAGCTGATCGTGGACCTCATGTACGAGGGCGGCCTGGAGAAGATGCGCTGGAGCGTCTCCGAGACCGCCGAGTGGGGCGACTACGTCACCGGCCCGCGCATCATCACCGACGCCACCAAGGCCGAGATGAAGCAGGTCCTCACCGAGATCCAGGACGGCACCTTCGCCCGGAACTGGATGGACGAGTACCACGGCGGTCTGAAGAAGTACAACGAGTACAAGGACGCCGACTCCGAGCACCTGCTGGAGACCACCGGCAAGCAGCTCCGCAAGCTGATGAGCTGGGTGAACGAAGAGGCGTAG
- the serA gene encoding phosphoglycerate dehydrogenase, which yields MSSKPVVLIAEELSPATVDALGPDFEIRHCNGADRAELLPAIADVDAILIRSATKVDAEAIAAASRLKVVARAGVGLDNVDVSASTKAGVMVVNAPTSNIVTAAELACGLLLATARHIPQANAALKNGEWKRSKYTGVELAEKTLGVVGLGRIGALVAQRMSGFGMKVVAYDPYVQPARAAQMGVKVLSLDELLEVSDFITVHLPKTPETVGLIGDEALRKVKPSVRIVNAARGGIVDEEALYSALKEGRVAGAGLDVYAKEPCTDSPLFEFDQVVATPHLGASTDEAQEKAGIAVARSVRLALAGELVPDAVNVQGGVIAEDVKPGLPLAERLGRIFTALAGEVAVRLDVEVYGEITQHDVKVLELSALKGVFEDVVDETVSYVNAPLFAQERGVEVRLTTSSESADHRNVVTVRGTLSDGEEVSVSGTLAGPKHLQKIVAVGEYDVDLALADHMVVLRYEDRPGVVGTVGRVFGEAGINIAGMQVARAVAGGEALAVLTVDDTVPAAVLAEVAEEIGATSARAVNLV from the coding sequence GTGAGCTCGAAACCTGTCGTACTCATCGCTGAAGAGCTGTCGCCCGCCACCGTGGACGCGCTCGGCCCGGACTTCGAGATCCGGCACTGCAACGGAGCGGACCGGGCCGAACTGCTCCCGGCCATCGCCGACGTGGACGCGATCCTGATCCGCTCGGCCACCAAGGTGGATGCCGAGGCGATCGCCGCCGCGAGCAGGCTGAAGGTGGTCGCGCGGGCCGGCGTCGGCCTGGACAACGTCGACGTGTCGGCCTCGACCAAGGCCGGCGTGATGGTCGTCAACGCCCCCACCTCGAACATCGTGACCGCCGCCGAGCTGGCCTGCGGTCTGCTGCTGGCCACCGCCCGCCACATCCCGCAGGCCAATGCCGCGCTGAAGAACGGCGAGTGGAAGCGCAGCAAGTACACGGGTGTCGAGCTGGCCGAGAAGACGCTCGGCGTGGTCGGCCTGGGCCGTATCGGCGCGCTCGTCGCGCAGCGCATGTCGGGCTTCGGGATGAAGGTCGTCGCCTACGACCCCTACGTGCAGCCCGCGCGGGCCGCGCAGATGGGCGTCAAGGTGCTGTCGCTGGACGAGCTGCTCGAGGTCTCCGACTTCATCACCGTCCACCTGCCCAAGACGCCCGAGACGGTCGGCCTGATCGGCGACGAGGCGCTGCGCAAGGTCAAGCCGAGCGTGCGGATCGTCAACGCCGCGCGCGGCGGCATCGTCGACGAGGAGGCGCTGTACTCGGCGCTGAAGGAGGGCCGGGTCGCCGGCGCCGGACTCGACGTGTACGCGAAGGAACCCTGCACCGACTCCCCGCTGTTCGAGTTCGACCAGGTCGTGGCCACCCCCCACCTCGGCGCGTCCACCGACGAGGCGCAGGAGAAGGCCGGCATCGCCGTCGCCCGCTCGGTACGCCTCGCGCTCGCCGGTGAGCTGGTCCCCGACGCGGTGAACGTCCAGGGCGGCGTCATCGCCGAGGACGTCAAGCCCGGTCTGCCGCTCGCCGAGCGCCTCGGCCGGATCTTCACCGCGCTGGCCGGCGAGGTGGCCGTCCGCCTCGACGTCGAGGTGTACGGCGAGATCACCCAGCACGACGTGAAGGTGCTGGAGCTGTCGGCCCTCAAGGGTGTCTTCGAGGACGTCGTCGACGAGACGGTGTCCTACGTCAACGCCCCGCTGTTCGCGCAGGAGCGCGGTGTCGAGGTGCGGCTGACGACCAGTTCGGAGTCGGCCGACCACCGCAACGTCGTCACCGTGCGCGGCACCCTCTCGGACGGCGAGGAGGTGTCGGTGTCCGGCACGCTGGCCGGCCCCAAGCACCTCCAGAAGATCGTCGCGGTCGGCGAGTACGACGTCGACCTCGCGCTCGCCGACCACATGGTCGTCCTGCGGTACGAGGACCGGCCGGGCGTCGTCGGCACGGTCGGCCGGGTCTTCGGCGAGGCCGGGATCAACATCGCCGGCATGCAGGTCGCCCGCGCGGTGGCCGGCGGCGAGGCGCTCGCCGTGCTGACGGTCGACGACACGGTGCCGGCCGCGGTGCTGGCGGAGGTGGCGGAGGAGATCGGCGCGACGTCTGCTCGTGCCGTGAACCTCGTCTGA
- a CDS encoding MFS transporter, whose protein sequence is MTNPTSTATPPAARAGRREWTALGVLMLPLLLVSMDVSVLYFAIPAINADLHPSGTQQLWIFDVYAFVLAGLLMTMGSLGDRIGRRRLLLIGAAAFGAASLTAAYADSAGTLIAARAVLGIGGATLMPSTMALIRTMFADPGQRAKAIGLWSGVMTGGIALGSVMSGVLVQYFWWGSVFLVNLPAMALLLVLGPVLLPESRDPAPGRFDWPSVLLSMAAVLPVIYGLKEIAAQGWHTDHVVSITLGLLFAALFVHRQRTTADPMISPALFRGTGFGPAVVLNLVSSFGMLGSAFFTTQYLQSVLGRSALEAALWALLPSVPIGAAAPLATSLVQKGVDRAHVVTAGFVTGAAGYGLLTLAGTDSMWLVLTACGVLASGIVMVLSQMTDLALGTAPVERAGSASSLLETGTEFGGALGMAVLGSIGTAIYRHEMPASAPAEARETLGGALATAAHLPGRTGDALATAAREAFTHGMQGAAIAGAVILATAGIAATATLRRSRVGGA, encoded by the coding sequence ATGACGAACCCGACGAGCACCGCCACACCCCCGGCCGCCCGCGCCGGACGACGCGAATGGACCGCCCTCGGCGTGCTGATGCTGCCGCTGCTGCTGGTCTCCATGGACGTCTCGGTCCTCTACTTCGCGATCCCCGCGATCAACGCGGACCTGCACCCCAGCGGCACCCAGCAGCTGTGGATCTTCGACGTCTACGCGTTCGTCCTGGCCGGGCTGCTGATGACGATGGGCTCGCTCGGCGACCGCATCGGCCGCCGCAGGCTGCTGCTGATCGGCGCGGCCGCCTTCGGCGCCGCCTCGCTGACCGCCGCCTACGCCGACAGCGCCGGAACGCTGATCGCCGCCCGCGCGGTGCTCGGCATCGGCGGCGCGACCCTGATGCCCTCCACGATGGCCCTGATCCGCACGATGTTCGCCGACCCCGGCCAGCGCGCGAAGGCGATCGGCCTGTGGTCCGGCGTCATGACGGGCGGCATCGCGCTCGGCTCGGTGATGAGCGGCGTCCTGGTCCAGTACTTCTGGTGGGGCTCGGTCTTCCTGGTCAACCTGCCCGCGATGGCCCTGCTGCTGGTGCTCGGCCCGGTCCTGCTGCCCGAGTCGCGCGACCCCGCCCCGGGCCGCTTCGACTGGCCGAGCGTGCTGCTGTCGATGGCCGCCGTGCTCCCCGTGATCTACGGCCTCAAGGAGATCGCCGCGCAGGGCTGGCACACCGACCACGTCGTCTCGATCACCCTGGGCCTGCTCTTCGCCGCCCTCTTCGTCCACCGCCAGCGCACGACGGCCGACCCGATGATCTCCCCCGCCCTGTTCCGCGGCACGGGCTTCGGCCCCGCCGTCGTCCTGAACCTCGTGTCCTCGTTCGGGATGCTGGGCTCGGCGTTCTTCACCACGCAGTACCTGCAGTCGGTCCTCGGCAGGAGCGCGCTGGAAGCGGCGCTGTGGGCGCTGCTGCCCTCGGTCCCGATCGGCGCGGCGGCGCCCCTGGCCACCTCCCTGGTCCAGAAGGGGGTCGACCGGGCCCACGTGGTCACCGCGGGCTTCGTGACCGGCGCGGCCGGCTACGGCCTGCTCACCCTCGCCGGCACCGACTCGATGTGGCTCGTCCTCACCGCGTGCGGGGTCCTCGCCTCCGGGATCGTCATGGTCCTGTCCCAGATGACGGACCTGGCGCTGGGCACGGCCCCCGTCGAGCGCGCCGGCTCCGCGTCCTCCCTCCTGGAGACGGGCACCGAGTTCGGCGGCGCGCTGGGCATGGCGGTGCTGGGCTCCATCGGCACCGCGATCTACCGCCACGAGATGCCGGCCTCGGCGCCGGCGGAGGCCCGCGAGACCCTCGGCGGCGCCCTGGCCACCGCCGCCCACCTGCCCGGGCGCACGGGAGACGCCCTGGCCACCGCCGCCCGCGAGGCCTTCACCCACGGGATGCAGGGGGCGGCGATCGCGGGAGCGGTGATCCTCGCGACGGCGGGAATCGCGGCGACGGCGACACTGCGACGAAGCCGCGTAGGCGGCGCATAA
- a CDS encoding TetR/AcrR family transcriptional regulator: protein MGHREDLLEGARRCLLDKGFVRTTARDIVKESGTNLASIGYHYGSKDALLVQAYVSLIEGLGDTFDPGWGAGGDSSSAPRSLERFQEVWANIIRSMPEARGVWMLSLEVILYADRLQEVRSLLAVAQEQGRAGIVPMFTGVPESELDKETVESEGRFYQTLLNGLMVQWLFDPPSATGAEQLTEGLRRVIAGAAGDPRDPRD, encoded by the coding sequence ATGGGACACCGTGAGGATCTGCTCGAAGGCGCCCGGCGCTGCCTGCTGGACAAGGGCTTCGTGCGCACGACGGCGCGCGACATCGTCAAGGAGTCGGGGACCAACCTCGCGTCGATCGGCTACCACTACGGATCGAAGGACGCCCTGCTCGTGCAGGCCTACGTCTCGCTGATCGAGGGCCTCGGCGACACCTTCGACCCCGGCTGGGGCGCGGGCGGCGACAGCTCGTCGGCGCCGAGGTCGCTGGAGCGCTTCCAGGAGGTCTGGGCGAACATCATCCGGTCGATGCCCGAGGCCCGGGGGGTGTGGATGCTGAGCCTCGAAGTCATCCTCTACGCCGACCGGTTGCAGGAGGTGCGCTCGCTGCTCGCCGTGGCGCAGGAGCAGGGCCGCGCCGGGATCGTCCCCATGTTCACCGGCGTCCCCGAGAGCGAACTCGACAAGGAGACGGTCGAGTCGGAGGGCCGCTTCTACCAGACCCTGCTCAACGGGCTCATGGTCCAGTGGCTCTTCGACCCCCCGTCGGCGACCGGCGCGGAGCAGCTCACCGAGGGGCTGCGGCGGGTGATCGCGGGCGCCGCGGGCGATCCGCGCGATCCGCGCGACTGA
- a CDS encoding PucR family transcriptional regulator gives MGENAPVTADAASSSHAGDYQELVDEISALLGAPATLENRDFELIAFGAYDSDDELDASALDPVRTRSILTRRSTAAVRTWFEGFGITRATGPVRIPPTPAAGVHRGRVCLPVRHRGVALGYVWLLDDDPGPSDAQLAAAMEVTARIGALLADEAQHGADLTRELRAVLTAGRGWPRDMAVAELRTALGARADASHTVVCVAPWPSADPDEAPSLRTLPGATALCTVPWATTGQCLAVLVRLRSADTLTPATSAAARLLERAAGAAAGVAAGRVGLAGLGAAWEEASASARAALAEPRLGPVARWASVGPYRLLTSLPPEVARDPGVLPLLAPAQRELARTAEVYLDCAGQAGRTAAELGIHRQTLYYRLSRVEQLTGLDLDDGEDRLLLHMTLKAARLP, from the coding sequence ATGGGGGAGAATGCCCCTGTGACGGCCGATGCTGCATCCTCCTCCCACGCGGGCGACTACCAGGAGCTCGTCGACGAGATCTCGGCGCTGCTCGGCGCCCCCGCGACCCTGGAGAACCGCGACTTCGAGCTGATCGCGTTCGGGGCCTACGACAGCGACGACGAGCTGGACGCGTCCGCGCTGGACCCGGTGCGCACCCGCTCGATCCTGACCCGGCGCTCGACGGCCGCCGTGCGCACGTGGTTCGAGGGCTTCGGCATCACCCGCGCCACCGGCCCGGTCCGCATCCCGCCCACCCCGGCGGCGGGGGTCCACCGCGGGCGCGTCTGCCTGCCCGTACGGCACCGGGGGGTCGCCCTCGGCTACGTCTGGCTGCTGGACGACGACCCCGGGCCCTCGGACGCCCAGCTCGCGGCCGCGATGGAGGTGACCGCGCGGATCGGCGCCCTGCTCGCGGACGAGGCTCAGCACGGCGCGGACCTCACCCGGGAGCTGCGGGCGGTGCTCACCGCCGGCCGCGGCTGGCCCCGGGACATGGCGGTGGCGGAGCTGCGCACCGCGCTCGGCGCCCGCGCCGACGCGTCGCACACGGTGGTGTGCGTGGCCCCGTGGCCGTCCGCCGACCCGGACGAGGCGCCCTCGCTGCGCACCCTGCCGGGGGCGACGGCGCTGTGCACGGTGCCGTGGGCGACGACCGGTCAGTGCCTGGCGGTGCTGGTGCGGCTGCGTTCCGCGGACACCCTCACCCCGGCGACCTCCGCGGCGGCCCGGCTGCTGGAGCGGGCGGCGGGGGCGGCGGCGGGGGTGGCCGCCGGTCGGGTCGGGCTGGCCGGGCTCGGGGCGGCCTGGGAGGAGGCGTCGGCGTCGGCGCGGGCCGCGCTGGCGGAGCCGCGCCTCGGCCCGGTCGCGCGGTGGGCGTCCGTCGGCCCCTACCGGCTGCTGACCTCGCTGCCGCCCGAGGTCGCCCGGGATCCCGGCGTGCTGCCCCTGCTGGCGCCCGCCCAGCGGGAGCTGGCCCGCACCGCCGAGGTGTACCTCGACTGCGCGGGCCAGGCCGGCCGCACGGCCGCCGAGCTGGGCATCCACCGGCAGACGCTCTACTACCGGCTGTCGCGGGTGGAGCAGTTGACGGGCCTCGACCTGGACGACGGCGAGGACCGGCTGCTGCTGCACATGACGCTGAAGGCGGCCCGGCTGCCCTGA
- a CDS encoding proline dehydrogenase family protein: protein MLGPVILAASRSDRMRRLISAAPVTKQVVDRFIPGETVDDIVPIIEERTAQGLELTMDVVGEDITTQDEARAARDAYLALIDRLAGPALGDRVEMSVKLSMFGQALEGGHELALANVRPVVEAAAAIGTTVTLDAEDHTTLDSMFAIHEELRKDFPQTGCVIQAYLFRTEADARRLAASGSRVRLVKGAYKEPAEVAYQQRHEIDKAYVRVLRILMEGEGYPMIGSHDPRLISIAQELARRAGRKLDEYEFQMLYGIRGDEHLRLAAEGHRMRVYTAYGTDWYGYFMRRLAEKPANLRFFLRSMVSKG, encoded by the coding sequence GTGCTGGGTCCCGTGATTCTCGCCGCGTCGCGCAGCGACCGGATGCGACGTCTGATCTCGGCGGCCCCGGTGACGAAACAGGTCGTGGACCGCTTCATCCCCGGTGAGACCGTCGACGACATCGTGCCGATCATCGAGGAGCGCACCGCCCAGGGGCTGGAGCTGACGATGGACGTCGTCGGCGAGGACATCACGACCCAAGACGAGGCCCGCGCCGCCCGCGACGCCTACCTGGCGCTGATCGACCGTCTGGCGGGGCCGGCGCTCGGCGACCGCGTCGAGATGTCCGTCAAGCTGTCGATGTTCGGGCAGGCGCTGGAGGGCGGGCACGAGCTGGCGCTCGCCAACGTCCGCCCGGTGGTGGAGGCCGCCGCCGCCATCGGCACCACCGTCACCCTGGACGCGGAGGACCACACCACCCTCGACTCGATGTTCGCCATCCACGAGGAGCTGCGGAAGGACTTCCCGCAGACCGGCTGCGTCATCCAGGCCTACCTCTTCCGCACCGAGGCCGACGCCCGCCGCCTCGCCGCGAGCGGCAGCCGGGTCCGGCTCGTGAAGGGCGCGTACAAGGAGCCCGCGGAGGTCGCGTACCAGCAGAGGCACGAGATCGACAAGGCGTACGTCCGGGTCCTGCGCATCCTGATGGAGGGCGAGGGGTACCCCATGATCGGGTCCCACGACCCGCGCCTGATCTCCATCGCGCAGGAACTGGCCCGCCGGGCCGGCCGCAAGCTCGACGAGTACGAGTTCCAGATGCTGTACGGGATCAGGGGCGACGAGCACCTGCGCCTGGCCGCCGAGGGCCACCGCATGCGCGTCTACACCGCCTACGGCACCGACTGGTACGGCTACTTCATGCGCCGTCTGGCGGAGAAGCCCGCCAACCTGCGGTTCTTCCTCCGCTCGATGGTCAGCAAGGGCTGA